A window of the Corythoichthys intestinalis isolate RoL2023-P3 chromosome 6, ASM3026506v1, whole genome shotgun sequence genome harbors these coding sequences:
- the c18h3orf33 gene encoding protein C3orf33 homolog — MSSARFLLVGGVKGGGTSGDCSRHVNNMPEFGKKNQIEDRRRLTPQTQQEKTTSHNFVSVISQLADDNLTLVRSISSGLALAGVILIARSIKVITKFQTVSEIPSYFVESNISLRGRVHSVTEQGLQVEHLPIYLPLLSPLLAKHKGLPTSPLQVDLAGVDLTADGKLWLQRNLLPAQTVWLKLINRHGDRLHCFVFDSKRSPWSLSVNEEVLRLGLARRAPLAGISQHSRLYWRLHKRLHRAEVKAEKKGLGLWKEESQWERAVKAVWNSALFRLLRRLFGRT; from the exons ATGTCATCTGCGAGGTTCCTCCTTGTAGGCGGAGTAAAGGGAGGCGGGACTTCCGGCGACTGCAGCCgacatgtcaacaacatgccggAGTTcggcaaaaaaaaccaaattgAAGACAGGAGACGACTCACCCCACAAACACAGCAAGAAAAAACGACTTCACACAATTTCGTTTCTGTGATCTCTCAATTGGCAGATGATAATCTCACATTAGTGCGG AGCATAAGTAGCGGGCTTGCGCTTGCTGGTGTGATTCTAATAGCGAGAAGCATTAAAGTG ATCACCAAATTCCAAACAGTGTCTGAGATCCCTTCTTATTTCGTGGAGAGCAACATCAGCCTCCGTGGAAGAGTTCATTCTGTCACAGAGCAAGGCCTCCAAGTGGAGCATTTGCCCATTTACCTACCGCTGCTTTCACCTCTACTCGCCAAACACAAAG GTTTACCCACGTCCCCATTGCAGGTGGACCTCGCTGGCGTGGATCTGACCGCAGATGGCAAATTATGGCTTCAAAGGAATCTACTCCCCGCTCAAACAGTGTGGTTGAAGCTGATCAACCGACATGGCGACAGGCTGCACTGTTTTGTGTTCGATAGCAAG AGGTCACCATGGAGCTTGTCTGTGAACGAAGAAGTGCTCCGTCTTGGCCTTGCCCGCAGGGCGCCTTTAGCTGGAATCTCGCAGCACTCTCGCCTCTACTGGCGTCTGCACAAGCGGCTGCACAGGGCAGAGGTCAAAGCTGAGAAGAAGGGGCTGGGCTTGTGGAAAGAAGAGAGTCAATGGGAGAGGGCCGTAAAGGCCGTGTGGAATAGTGCATTATTCAGGCTTTTACGGAGGCTCTTCGGGAGGACCTGA